Proteins encoded together in one Onychomys torridus chromosome 1, mOncTor1.1, whole genome shotgun sequence window:
- the Gbf1 gene encoding Golgi-specific brefeldin A-resistance guanine nucleotide exchange factor 1 isoform X1, whose amino-acid sequence MVDKNIYIIQGEINIVVGAIKRNARWSTHIPLDEERDPLLHSFSHLKEVLNSVTELSEIEPNVFLRPFLEVIRSEDTTGPITGLALSSVNKFLSYALIDPTHEGTAEGMENMADAVTHARFVGTDPASDEVVLMKILQVLRTLLLTPVGTHLTNESVCEIMQSCFRICFEMRLSELLRKSAEHTLVDMVQLLFTRLPQFKEEPKSYVGTNMKKISPCLLNKLELSSGEQTKALNQLERVLLFKNLKLKMRAGGMSDSSKWKKQKRSPRPPRHTTKVLPGSELPTPNGATLSSNLTSGMPFIDVPSSISSASSEAASAVVSPCTDSGLELSSQTTSKEDLTDLEQAGSPRESTATEPGSNETGVSDQLDPQQEGAHVEKAQSASVESIPEVLEECTSPADHSASSSVHDMDYVNPRGVRFTQSSQKEGTALVPYGLPCIRELFRFLISLTNPHDRHNSEVMIHMGLHLLTVALESAPVAQCQTLLGLIKDEMCRHLFQLLSVERLNLYAASLRVCFLLFESMREHLKFQLEMYIKKLMEIITVENPKMPYEMKEMALEAVVQLWRIPSFVTELYINYDCDYYCSNLFEDLTKLLSKNAFPVSGQLYTTHLLSLDALLTVIDSTEAHCQAKVLNTLTQQEKKETARPGYEAVDGTQETNNTEKAASDGKTTGVASDALGLHVPSGGWLSVEHGKPGCNDVEEAGDSGGDKKFTRKPPRFSCLLPDPRELIEMKNKKKLLITGTEQFNQKPKKGIQFLQEKGLLTIPMDNTEVAQWLRENPRLDKKMIGEFVSDRKNTDLLESFVSTFSFQGLRLDEALRLYLEAFRLPGEAPVIHRLLEAFTEHWRSCNGSPFANSDACFALAYAVIMLNTDQHNHNARKQNVPMTLEEFRKNLKGVNGGKDFEQDVLEDMYHAIKNEEIVMPEEQTGLVRENYVWSVLLHRGATPEGIFLRVPPGSYDLDLFTMTWGPTIAALSYVFDKSLEETIVQKAISGFRKCAMISAHYGLSDVFDNLIISLCKFTALSSESIENLPSVFGSNPKAHIAAKTVFHLAHRHGDILREGWKNIMEAMLQLFRAQLLPKAMVEVEDFVDPNGKISLQREEMPSNRGESSVLSFVSWLTLSGPEQSSVRGPSTENQEAKRVALDCIKQCDPEKMITESKFLQLESLQELMKALVSVTPDEETYDEEDAAFCLEMLLRIVLENRDRVGCVWQTVRDHLYHLCVQAQDFCFLVERAVVGLLRLAIRLLRREEISGQVLLSLRILLLMKPSVLSRVSHQVAYGLHELLKTNAANIHSGDDWATLFTLLECIGSGVKPPDALQATARADAPDAGAQSDSELPSYHQNDVSLDRGYTSDSEVYTDHGRPGKIHRSATDADMVNSGWLVVGKDDIDTSRAGTGLSRPGPSPLVNQYSLTVGLDLGPHDTKSLLKCVESLSFIVRDAAHITPDNFELCVKTLRIFVEASLNGGCKSQDKRGKSHKYDSKGNRFKKKPKEGSMLRRPRTSNQHATRGGHSDEEEDEGVPASYHTVSLQVSQDLLDLMHTLHTRAASIYSSWAEEQRHLESGGRKIEADSRTLWAHCWCPLLQGIACLCCDARRQVRMQALTYLQRALLVHDLQKLDALEWESCFNKVLFPLLTKLLENISPADVGGMEETRMRASTLLSKVFLQHLSPLLSLSTFAALWLTILDFMDKYMHAGSSDLLSEAIPESLKNMLLVMDTAEIFHSADARGGGPSALWEITWERIDCFLPHLRDELFKQTVIQDPMPTEPHSQKSLASTHLTPAAGDPRTPGHPLSPEIPSEVGPCDPEKPEAARVASSCSSGSPVASSPSRLSPPLEGPPPLAQPPLILQPLTSPLQVGVPPMTLPIILNPALIEATSPVPLLSTPRPTDPIPTSEVN is encoded by the exons ATCCAACTCATGAGGGCACAGCAGAGGGCATGGAGAACATGGCAGATGCTGTCACTCATGCCCGTTTTGTGGGCACAGATCCTGCCAGTGATGAAGTTGTCCTGATGAAAATCCTCCAG gTCCTCCGAACTCTGTTGCTAACCCCAGTGGGCACCCACTTAACAAATGAATCTGTGTGTGAGATTATGCAGTCCTGCTTCCGGATTTGCTTTGAGATGAGGCTTAGTG AGTTATTGAGAAAATCCGCAGAGCACACTCTCGTAGACATGGTGCAGCTGCTCTTCACAAG GTTACCTCAGTTTAAAGAAGAACCCAAGAGTTATGTGGGAACCAACATGAAGAAG ATTTCTCCATGTCTCCTCAACAAACTGGAGCTAAGTAGTGGGGAGCAGACCAAAGCCCTGAACCAGTTAGAGAGGGTACTACTCTTTAAGAACCTcaag CTGAAAATGAGAGCAGGAGGCATGAGTGACTCATccaagtggaagaagcagaaaaggtCCCCTCGGCCTCCACGTCACACAACCAAAGTCCTACCAGGTTCAGAGCTGCCCACCCCAAATGGAGCCACCTTGTCCTCTAACCTTACTA GTGGCATGCCTTTCATCGATGTGCCCTCATCCATCTCCTCTGCAAGTTCAGAAGCTGCCTCAGCAGTGGTCAGTCCCTGTACAGACAGTGGCCTGGAATTATCCTCCCAGACCACCTCCAAGGAGGACCTCACTGACTTGGAACAAGCTGGTTCCCCAAGGGAAAGCACAGCCACAGAGCCTGGGAGCAATGAGACAGGAGTTTCCGATCAGCTTGACCCTCAG CAGGAAGGGGCTCATGTGGAAAAGGCCCAGTCAGCATCGGTGGAGTCCATCCCTGAAGTGTTAGAGGAGTGCACATCCCCTGCTGaccactctgcctcttcctctgtccACGACATGGATTATGTCAATCCCCGGGGCGTTCGCTTTACCCAGTCCTCCCAGAAGGAAG GCACAGCTTTGGTTCCCTACGGTCTTCCTTGCATCCGTGAGCTCTTTCGCTTCCTTATCTCCCTCACAAATCCACATGACCGCCACAACTCAGAAGTTATGATCCACATGGGACTGCATTTGCTGACAGTGGCTCTTGAGTCAGCCCCTGTAGCCCAGTGCCAGACCCTCTTGGGTCTCATCAAGGATGAGATGTGTCGCCACTTATTCCAG CTACTCAGCGTAGAGCGGCTGAACCTGTATGCTGCTTCCCTACGAGTATGCTTCTTACTCTTTGAGAGCATGCGGGAGCATCTCAAGTTCCAATTAGAG ATGTACATCAAAAAACTTATGGAGATCATCACTGTTGAAAACCCCAAGATGCCTTATGAGATGAAAGAAATGGCCCTGGAGGCTGTCGTGCAGCTCTGGCGCATCCCCAGCTTTGTCACTGAGCTCTACATCAACTACGATTGTGACTACTACTGCTCCAACCTCTTCGAAGACCTCACCAAGCTGCTATCCAAG aatgcctttcctGTGTCTGGTCAGCTCTATACAACACACCTGCTGTCCCTTGATGCCCTGTTGACAGTGATTGACAGCACTGAGGCTCACTGTCAGGCCAAAGTCCTCAACACCCTCACCcagcaagagaagaaggagacagCTAGACCCGGCTATGAAGCAGTGGATGGCACCCAAGAAACTAACAATA CTGAGAAAGCAGCCAGTGATGGGAAAACCACAGGCGTGGCCTCAGATGCCCTAGGCCTTCATGTTCCAAGTGGAGGATGGCTGTCAGTGGAACATGGGAAGCCAGGATGCAATGATGTGGAGGAAGCTGGTGACTCTGGGG GTGACAAAAAGTTTACCAGGAAGCCGCCTCGATTTTCCTGTCTTCTGCCAGATCCACGGGAACtaattgaaatgaaaaacaaaaaaaag CTGCTGATCACTGGGACAGAGCAGTTTAATCAAAAACCAAAGAAGGGGATCCAGTTTCTACAGGAAAAAGGCCTCCTCACCATCCCCATGGATAACACAGAGGTGGCCCAGTGGCTTCGAGAGAACCCTCGGCTAGACAAGAAAATGATTGGAGAGTTTGTGAGTGACCGCAAAAACACTGACCTATTGGAGAGTTTTGTGAg CACCTTCAGCTTTCAGGGTCTGCGGCTTGATGAAGCTCTGAGGCTCTACCTGGAAGCCTTCCGTTTGCCCGGAGAAGCACCAGTTATTCACAGGTTGCTAGAGGCATTCACGGAGCACTGGAGG AGTTGTAATGGCTCCCCATTTGCCAATAGTGATGCCTGCTTTGCCCTGGCCTATGCTGTCATCATGCTTAACACTGACCAACATAACCACAATGCTCGCAAACAGAACGTACCCATGACCCTGGAG GAGTTTCGAAAAAACCTAAAAGGTGTGAATGGAGGCAAGGACTTTGAGCAAGACGTCCTGGAGGACATGTACCATGCCATCAA GAATGAGGAAATCGTGATGCCTGAGGAACAGACAGGTCTGGTCCGTGAGAACTATGTGTGGAGTGTGCTGCTTCACCGAGGTGCTACCCCTGAGGGCATATTCCTTCGTGTACCTCCTGGCAGCTACGACCTTGACCTCTTCACTATGACCTGGGGCCCCACTATTGCTGCTCTCTCTTATGTCTTTGACAAAAGTCTTGAGGAGACCATCGTCCAGAAAGCCATCTCAGGCTTCAG GAAGTGTGCCATGATCTCCGCCCACTATGGCCTCAGTGATGTGTTTGACAATCTCATCATCTCTCTGTGCAAGTTCACAGCTCTCAGTAGTGAG TCTATTGAGAACCTGCCCAGTGTATTTGGAAGCAACCCTAAAGCCCACATTGCAGCCAAGACAGTATTCCACTTGGCCCATCGTCATGGTGACATCCTTCGGGAGGGCTGGAAGAATATCATGGAGGCTATGCTGCAGCTCTTCCGAGCCCAACTTTTACCCAAGGCTATGGTggag GTAGAAGATTTTGTGGATCCCAATGGCAAGATCTCTCTACAGCGAGAGGAGATGCCATCAAACCG AGGAGAGTCATCAGTACTTAGCTTTGTGAGCTGGCTGACATTGAGTGGCCCTGAGCAGTCTAGTGTACGGGGCCCATCTACAGAGAACCAGGAGGCCAAGAGAGTGGCCTTGGACTGTATCAAG CAATGTGACCCAGAAAAAATGATCACAGAAAGCAAGTTCCTCCAGCTGGAATCACTTCAGGAGCTCATGAAG GCTCTGGTCTCAGTGACACCAGATGAAGAGACATATGATGAGGAAGATGCTGCTTTCTGTCTAGAGATGCTGCTCAGGATCGTGTTGGAGAACAG GGACCGTGTGGGCTGTGTATGGCAGACTGTTCGAGATCATCTATACCACTTGTGTGTTCAGGCACAAGATTTCTGCTTCCTTGTGGAGCGGGCAGTGGTAGGGCTGCTACGCCTAGCCATTCGGCTGCTCCGGAGAGAAGAGATCAGTGGCCAG GTCCTGCTGTCCCTGCGCATTCTGTTGCTCATGAAGCCCAGTGTGCTGTCCAGAGTCAGCCATCAGGTTGCATATGGGCTCCATGAACTCCTCAAGACCAATGCAGCCAACATCCACTCGGGTGATGACTGGGCCACCCTCTTCACATTGCTGGAGTGCATCGGATCAGGCGTGAAACCTCCAGATGCTCTACAGGCCACAGCCAGGGCTGATGCTCCTGATGCTG GAGCGCAGTCGGACAGCGAGCTCCCATCCTACCATCAAAATGATGTCAGCCTGGACCGAGGGTACACTTCCGACTCTGAAGTCTACACTGACCATGGCAGGCCTGGCAAGATACACCGATCAGCCACAGATGCTGATATGGTCAACAGTGGTTGGTTAGTG GTGGGGAAGGATGACATTGACACCTCCAGAGCAGGAACAGGCCTCAGTAGGCCGGGCCCTTCCCCCCTGGTTAATCAGTACAGCCTCACGGTGGGCCTGGACCTGGGACCACATGACACTAAGTCCCTGCTCAAGTGTGTGGAGTCATTGTCCTTCATTGTTCGTGATGCTGCTCACATCACCCCTGACAACTTCGAACTTTGCGTCAAGACTCTCCGTATCTTTGTAGAGGCCAGTCTGAATGGTG GGTGCAAGTCCCAGGATAAACGTGGCAAGAGTCACAAATATGACAGCAAAGGGAACCGCTTCAAGAAGAAACCCAAGGAGGGTTCAATGCTTCGGCGACCCCGAACCTCCAACCAGCATGCCACTCGGGGTGGACATagtgatgaggaggaggatgaaggcGTGCCTGCCAGCTACCATACGGTGTCTTTACAGGTCAGTCAGGAC TTGTTGGATCTGATGCACACCCTGCACACTCGCGCCGCCTCCATCTACAGCTCATGGGCAGAGGAGCAGCGCCACCTGGAGTCCGGGGGGCGGAAGATTGAAGCTGATTCACGCACCCTCTGGGCCCACTGCTGGTGCCCTTTATTACAAG GTATCGCCTGCCTGTGCTGTGATGCCCGGCGCCAGGTGCGGATGCAGGCCCTGACGTACCTGCAGCGAGCACTTCTGGTACATGACCTGCAAAAGCTAGATGCCCTGGAATGGGAGTCCTGCTTTAACAAG GTGCTGTTTCCTCTACTGACCAAGCTGTTAGAAAATATCAGCCCTGCAGATGTGGGTGGAATGGAGGAGACCCGGATGAGGGCTTCCACACTGCTCTCTAAG GTCTTCCTGCAGCACCTGTCTCCTCTGCTGTCACTGTCCACCTTTGCTGCCCTGTGGCTCACCATCCTGGACTTCATGGACAAGTACATGCATGCAGGTTCCAGTGATTTGCTG TCAGAAGCGATCCCCGAGTCTCTGAAGAACATGCTCCTGGTGATGGACACGGCAGAGATCTTCCACAGTGCAGATGCGAGAGGAGGTGGCCCCTCTGCCCTCTGGGAGATTACCTGGGAGCGCATTGATTGCTTTTTGCCACACTTACGTGATGAGCTCTTCAAGCAGACCGTCATCCAGG ACCCCATGCCCACGGAACCTCACAGCCAaaaatctctggcctccacccacCTGACTCCTGCTGCTGGTGACCCCAGGACACCTGGCCATCCACTTTCCCCAGAGATACCCTCAGAAGTGGGGCCCTGTG acccagagaagcctGAGGCTGCCCGAGTGGCCAGCAGCTGCTCATCCGGATCGCCTGTGGCCTCCAGCCCCAGCAGACTGAGTCCTCCCCTGGAGGGACCTCCCCCACTGGCCCAGCCCCCACTAATCCTACAACCCCTGACTTCCCCCCTGCAAGTGGGCGTGCCACCCATGACTCTGCCCATCATCCTCAACCCTGCCCTCATCGAGGCCACCTCTCCAGTGCCTCTCTTGTCCACACCCCGTCCTACAGACCCTATACCCACCTCTGAAGTTAACTAA
- the Gbf1 gene encoding Golgi-specific brefeldin A-resistance guanine nucleotide exchange factor 1 isoform X3, whose amino-acid sequence MVDKNIYIIQGEINIVVGAIKRNARWSTHIPLDEERDPLLHSFSHLKEVLNSVTELSEIEPNVFLRPFLEVIRSEDTTGPITGLALSSVNKFLSYALIDPTHEGTAEGMENMADAVTHARFVGTDPASDEVVLMKILQVLRTLLLTPVGTHLTNESVCEIMQSCFRICFEMRLSELLRKSAEHTLVDMVQLLFTRLPQFKEEPKSYVGTNMKKISPCLLNKLELSSGEQTKALNQLERVLLFKNLKLKMRAGGMSDSSKWKKQKRSPRPPRHTTKVLPGSELPTPNGATLSSNLTSGMPFIDVPSSISSASSEAASAVVSPCTDSGLELSSQTTSKEDLTDLEQAGSPRESTATEPGSNETGVSDQLDPQQEGAHVEKAQSASVESIPEVLEECTSPADHSASSSVHDMDYVNPRGVRFTQSSQKEGTALVPYGLPCIRELFRFLISLTNPHDRHNSEVMIHMGLHLLTVALESAPVAQCQTLLGLIKDEMCRHLFQLLSVERLNLYAASLRVCFLLFESMREHLKFQLEMYIKKLMEIITVENPKMPYEMKEMALEAVVQLWRIPSFVTELYINYDCDYYCSNLFEDLTKLLSKNAFPVSGQLYTTHLLSLDALLTVIDSTEAHCQAKVLNTLTQQEKKETARPGYEAVDGTQETNNTEKAASDGKTTGVASDALGLHVPSGGWLSVEHGKPGCNDVEEAGDSGGDKKFTRKPPRFSCLLPDPRELIEMKNKKKLLITGTEQFNQKPKKGIQFLQEKGLLTIPMDNTEVAQWLRENPRLDKKMIGEFVSDRKNTDLLESFVSTFSFQGLRLDEALRLYLEAFRLPGEAPVIHRLLEAFTEHWRSCNGSPFANSDACFALAYAVIMLNTDQHNHNARKQNVPMTLEEFRKNLKGVNGGKDFEQDVLEDMYHAIKNEEIVMPEEQTGLVRENYVWSVLLHRGATPEGIFLRVPPGSYDLDLFTMTWGPTIAALSYVFDKSLEETIVQKAISGFRKCAMISAHYGLSDVFDNLIISLCKFTALSSESIENLPSVFGSNPKAHIAAKTVFHLAHRHGDILREGWKNIMEAMLQLFRAQLLPKAMVEVEDFVDPNGKISLQREEMPSNRGESSVLSFVSWLTLSGPEQSSVRGPSTENQEAKRVALDCIKQCDPEKMITESKFLQLESLQELMKALVSVTPDEETYDEEDAAFCLEMLLRIVLENRDRVGCVWQTVRDHLYHLCVQAQDFCFLVERAVVGLLRLAIRLLRREEISGQVLLSLRILLLMKPSVLSRVSHQVAYGLHELLKTNAANIHSGDDWATLFTLLECIGSGVKPPDALQATARADAPDAGAQSDSELPSYHQNDVSLDRGYTSDSEVYTDHGRPGKIHRSATDADMVNSGWLVVGKDDIDTSRAGTGLSRPGPSPLVNQYSLTVGLDLGPHDTKSLLKCVESLSFIVRDAAHITPDNFELCVKTLRIFVEASLNGGCKSQDKRGKSHKYDSKGNRFKKKPKEGSMLRRPRTSNQHATRGGHSDEEEDEGVPASYHTVSLQLLDLMHTLHTRAASIYSSWAEEQRHLESGGRKIEADSRTLWAHCWCPLLQGIACLCCDARRQVRMQALTYLQRALLVHDLQKLDALEWESCFNKVLFPLLTKLLENISPADVGGMEETRMRASTLLSKVFLQHLSPLLSLSTFAALWLTILDFMDKYMHAGSSDLLSEAIPESLKNMLLVMDTAEIFHSADARGGGPSALWEITWERIDCFLPHLRDELFKQTVIQDPMPTEPHSQKSLASTHLTPAAGDPRTPGHPLSPEIPSEVGPCDPEKPEAARVASSCSSGSPVASSPSRLSPPLEGPPPLAQPPLILQPLTSPLQVGVPPMTLPIILNPALIEATSPVPLLSTPRPTDPIPTSEVN is encoded by the exons ATCCAACTCATGAGGGCACAGCAGAGGGCATGGAGAACATGGCAGATGCTGTCACTCATGCCCGTTTTGTGGGCACAGATCCTGCCAGTGATGAAGTTGTCCTGATGAAAATCCTCCAG gTCCTCCGAACTCTGTTGCTAACCCCAGTGGGCACCCACTTAACAAATGAATCTGTGTGTGAGATTATGCAGTCCTGCTTCCGGATTTGCTTTGAGATGAGGCTTAGTG AGTTATTGAGAAAATCCGCAGAGCACACTCTCGTAGACATGGTGCAGCTGCTCTTCACAAG GTTACCTCAGTTTAAAGAAGAACCCAAGAGTTATGTGGGAACCAACATGAAGAAG ATTTCTCCATGTCTCCTCAACAAACTGGAGCTAAGTAGTGGGGAGCAGACCAAAGCCCTGAACCAGTTAGAGAGGGTACTACTCTTTAAGAACCTcaag CTGAAAATGAGAGCAGGAGGCATGAGTGACTCATccaagtggaagaagcagaaaaggtCCCCTCGGCCTCCACGTCACACAACCAAAGTCCTACCAGGTTCAGAGCTGCCCACCCCAAATGGAGCCACCTTGTCCTCTAACCTTACTA GTGGCATGCCTTTCATCGATGTGCCCTCATCCATCTCCTCTGCAAGTTCAGAAGCTGCCTCAGCAGTGGTCAGTCCCTGTACAGACAGTGGCCTGGAATTATCCTCCCAGACCACCTCCAAGGAGGACCTCACTGACTTGGAACAAGCTGGTTCCCCAAGGGAAAGCACAGCCACAGAGCCTGGGAGCAATGAGACAGGAGTTTCCGATCAGCTTGACCCTCAG CAGGAAGGGGCTCATGTGGAAAAGGCCCAGTCAGCATCGGTGGAGTCCATCCCTGAAGTGTTAGAGGAGTGCACATCCCCTGCTGaccactctgcctcttcctctgtccACGACATGGATTATGTCAATCCCCGGGGCGTTCGCTTTACCCAGTCCTCCCAGAAGGAAG GCACAGCTTTGGTTCCCTACGGTCTTCCTTGCATCCGTGAGCTCTTTCGCTTCCTTATCTCCCTCACAAATCCACATGACCGCCACAACTCAGAAGTTATGATCCACATGGGACTGCATTTGCTGACAGTGGCTCTTGAGTCAGCCCCTGTAGCCCAGTGCCAGACCCTCTTGGGTCTCATCAAGGATGAGATGTGTCGCCACTTATTCCAG CTACTCAGCGTAGAGCGGCTGAACCTGTATGCTGCTTCCCTACGAGTATGCTTCTTACTCTTTGAGAGCATGCGGGAGCATCTCAAGTTCCAATTAGAG ATGTACATCAAAAAACTTATGGAGATCATCACTGTTGAAAACCCCAAGATGCCTTATGAGATGAAAGAAATGGCCCTGGAGGCTGTCGTGCAGCTCTGGCGCATCCCCAGCTTTGTCACTGAGCTCTACATCAACTACGATTGTGACTACTACTGCTCCAACCTCTTCGAAGACCTCACCAAGCTGCTATCCAAG aatgcctttcctGTGTCTGGTCAGCTCTATACAACACACCTGCTGTCCCTTGATGCCCTGTTGACAGTGATTGACAGCACTGAGGCTCACTGTCAGGCCAAAGTCCTCAACACCCTCACCcagcaagagaagaaggagacagCTAGACCCGGCTATGAAGCAGTGGATGGCACCCAAGAAACTAACAATA CTGAGAAAGCAGCCAGTGATGGGAAAACCACAGGCGTGGCCTCAGATGCCCTAGGCCTTCATGTTCCAAGTGGAGGATGGCTGTCAGTGGAACATGGGAAGCCAGGATGCAATGATGTGGAGGAAGCTGGTGACTCTGGGG GTGACAAAAAGTTTACCAGGAAGCCGCCTCGATTTTCCTGTCTTCTGCCAGATCCACGGGAACtaattgaaatgaaaaacaaaaaaaag CTGCTGATCACTGGGACAGAGCAGTTTAATCAAAAACCAAAGAAGGGGATCCAGTTTCTACAGGAAAAAGGCCTCCTCACCATCCCCATGGATAACACAGAGGTGGCCCAGTGGCTTCGAGAGAACCCTCGGCTAGACAAGAAAATGATTGGAGAGTTTGTGAGTGACCGCAAAAACACTGACCTATTGGAGAGTTTTGTGAg CACCTTCAGCTTTCAGGGTCTGCGGCTTGATGAAGCTCTGAGGCTCTACCTGGAAGCCTTCCGTTTGCCCGGAGAAGCACCAGTTATTCACAGGTTGCTAGAGGCATTCACGGAGCACTGGAGG AGTTGTAATGGCTCCCCATTTGCCAATAGTGATGCCTGCTTTGCCCTGGCCTATGCTGTCATCATGCTTAACACTGACCAACATAACCACAATGCTCGCAAACAGAACGTACCCATGACCCTGGAG GAGTTTCGAAAAAACCTAAAAGGTGTGAATGGAGGCAAGGACTTTGAGCAAGACGTCCTGGAGGACATGTACCATGCCATCAA GAATGAGGAAATCGTGATGCCTGAGGAACAGACAGGTCTGGTCCGTGAGAACTATGTGTGGAGTGTGCTGCTTCACCGAGGTGCTACCCCTGAGGGCATATTCCTTCGTGTACCTCCTGGCAGCTACGACCTTGACCTCTTCACTATGACCTGGGGCCCCACTATTGCTGCTCTCTCTTATGTCTTTGACAAAAGTCTTGAGGAGACCATCGTCCAGAAAGCCATCTCAGGCTTCAG GAAGTGTGCCATGATCTCCGCCCACTATGGCCTCAGTGATGTGTTTGACAATCTCATCATCTCTCTGTGCAAGTTCACAGCTCTCAGTAGTGAG TCTATTGAGAACCTGCCCAGTGTATTTGGAAGCAACCCTAAAGCCCACATTGCAGCCAAGACAGTATTCCACTTGGCCCATCGTCATGGTGACATCCTTCGGGAGGGCTGGAAGAATATCATGGAGGCTATGCTGCAGCTCTTCCGAGCCCAACTTTTACCCAAGGCTATGGTggag GTAGAAGATTTTGTGGATCCCAATGGCAAGATCTCTCTACAGCGAGAGGAGATGCCATCAAACCG AGGAGAGTCATCAGTACTTAGCTTTGTGAGCTGGCTGACATTGAGTGGCCCTGAGCAGTCTAGTGTACGGGGCCCATCTACAGAGAACCAGGAGGCCAAGAGAGTGGCCTTGGACTGTATCAAG CAATGTGACCCAGAAAAAATGATCACAGAAAGCAAGTTCCTCCAGCTGGAATCACTTCAGGAGCTCATGAAG GCTCTGGTCTCAGTGACACCAGATGAAGAGACATATGATGAGGAAGATGCTGCTTTCTGTCTAGAGATGCTGCTCAGGATCGTGTTGGAGAACAG GGACCGTGTGGGCTGTGTATGGCAGACTGTTCGAGATCATCTATACCACTTGTGTGTTCAGGCACAAGATTTCTGCTTCCTTGTGGAGCGGGCAGTGGTAGGGCTGCTACGCCTAGCCATTCGGCTGCTCCGGAGAGAAGAGATCAGTGGCCAG GTCCTGCTGTCCCTGCGCATTCTGTTGCTCATGAAGCCCAGTGTGCTGTCCAGAGTCAGCCATCAGGTTGCATATGGGCTCCATGAACTCCTCAAGACCAATGCAGCCAACATCCACTCGGGTGATGACTGGGCCACCCTCTTCACATTGCTGGAGTGCATCGGATCAGGCGTGAAACCTCCAGATGCTCTACAGGCCACAGCCAGGGCTGATGCTCCTGATGCTG GAGCGCAGTCGGACAGCGAGCTCCCATCCTACCATCAAAATGATGTCAGCCTGGACCGAGGGTACACTTCCGACTCTGAAGTCTACACTGACCATGGCAGGCCTGGCAAGATACACCGATCAGCCACAGATGCTGATATGGTCAACAGTGGTTGGTTAGTG GTGGGGAAGGATGACATTGACACCTCCAGAGCAGGAACAGGCCTCAGTAGGCCGGGCCCTTCCCCCCTGGTTAATCAGTACAGCCTCACGGTGGGCCTGGACCTGGGACCACATGACACTAAGTCCCTGCTCAAGTGTGTGGAGTCATTGTCCTTCATTGTTCGTGATGCTGCTCACATCACCCCTGACAACTTCGAACTTTGCGTCAAGACTCTCCGTATCTTTGTAGAGGCCAGTCTGAATGGTG GGTGCAAGTCCCAGGATAAACGTGGCAAGAGTCACAAATATGACAGCAAAGGGAACCGCTTCAAGAAGAAACCCAAGGAGGGTTCAATGCTTCGGCGACCCCGAACCTCCAACCAGCATGCCACTCGGGGTGGACATagtgatgaggaggaggatgaaggcGTGCCTGCCAGCTACCATACGGTGTCTTTACAG TTGTTGGATCTGATGCACACCCTGCACACTCGCGCCGCCTCCATCTACAGCTCATGGGCAGAGGAGCAGCGCCACCTGGAGTCCGGGGGGCGGAAGATTGAAGCTGATTCACGCACCCTCTGGGCCCACTGCTGGTGCCCTTTATTACAAG GTATCGCCTGCCTGTGCTGTGATGCCCGGCGCCAGGTGCGGATGCAGGCCCTGACGTACCTGCAGCGAGCACTTCTGGTACATGACCTGCAAAAGCTAGATGCCCTGGAATGGGAGTCCTGCTTTAACAAG GTGCTGTTTCCTCTACTGACCAAGCTGTTAGAAAATATCAGCCCTGCAGATGTGGGTGGAATGGAGGAGACCCGGATGAGGGCTTCCACACTGCTCTCTAAG GTCTTCCTGCAGCACCTGTCTCCTCTGCTGTCACTGTCCACCTTTGCTGCCCTGTGGCTCACCATCCTGGACTTCATGGACAAGTACATGCATGCAGGTTCCAGTGATTTGCTG TCAGAAGCGATCCCCGAGTCTCTGAAGAACATGCTCCTGGTGATGGACACGGCAGAGATCTTCCACAGTGCAGATGCGAGAGGAGGTGGCCCCTCTGCCCTCTGGGAGATTACCTGGGAGCGCATTGATTGCTTTTTGCCACACTTACGTGATGAGCTCTTCAAGCAGACCGTCATCCAGG ACCCCATGCCCACGGAACCTCACAGCCAaaaatctctggcctccacccacCTGACTCCTGCTGCTGGTGACCCCAGGACACCTGGCCATCCACTTTCCCCAGAGATACCCTCAGAAGTGGGGCCCTGTG acccagagaagcctGAGGCTGCCCGAGTGGCCAGCAGCTGCTCATCCGGATCGCCTGTGGCCTCCAGCCCCAGCAGACTGAGTCCTCCCCTGGAGGGACCTCCCCCACTGGCCCAGCCCCCACTAATCCTACAACCCCTGACTTCCCCCCTGCAAGTGGGCGTGCCACCCATGACTCTGCCCATCATCCTCAACCCTGCCCTCATCGAGGCCACCTCTCCAGTGCCTCTCTTGTCCACACCCCGTCCTACAGACCCTATACCCACCTCTGAAGTTAACTAA